A single window of Leptolyngbya ohadii IS1 DNA harbors:
- a CDS encoding MFS transporter has protein sequence MSSSPVSLNVSQTTHRLWLFCICAGMLVFFTQVTVLFPVLPLYVQQRWQDAPIGFVVGAMAIGLLCFRPPIGWLIDRWGRKPVLCLGLGIMLAVLPLYIWSPTPLWLMGVRVLHGISQAAFATASQTMLVDLVPVERRTALLGYLAMSNTIGFSLGPLFGSLVFRQGGFPETVLLMAILSAIGILLSLPLPWLFTQKSLRSESPNPQTPPGFPWDVILRFPIRDATLLFLTNSFLHGAVVTFLPLFVPNAALFYSLNALVAVLVRFGLGRWGTQLSRRWLVSLGILCSGTALVGLSFVPQWIVLWSIIYGLGFGSLFPVLSAIVSLSAPAEVRGRVYSVFLAGFDGGMTLGGAGIQPIVSVFPLNHLFLGLGGVGWAASLVALRQFAQPIKLTVIGDESDSPR, from the coding sequence ATGTCCTCTTCGCCCGTCTCGCTTAACGTTTCCCAAACCACTCATCGGCTGTGGCTCTTTTGCATCTGTGCCGGAATGCTGGTGTTCTTTACCCAGGTGACTGTCCTGTTTCCGGTTCTACCGCTCTATGTGCAGCAACGCTGGCAGGATGCGCCAATTGGATTTGTAGTGGGCGCAATGGCGATCGGGCTGCTCTGTTTTCGTCCGCCGATTGGCTGGCTGATCGATCGGTGGGGACGCAAGCCTGTCCTGTGTTTAGGTTTAGGCATCATGCTAGCAGTGTTGCCGCTCTACATCTGGTCGCCCACTCCGCTGTGGCTCATGGGAGTTCGGGTACTGCACGGGATCAGTCAGGCGGCATTCGCTACGGCATCGCAAACCATGCTGGTGGATCTGGTTCCGGTGGAGCGTCGAACTGCGCTGCTGGGCTATCTGGCAATGAGTAATACGATCGGCTTCTCGCTGGGACCGCTGTTTGGGTCACTGGTCTTTCGGCAGGGAGGCTTTCCAGAAACGGTGCTGCTGATGGCAATCCTGTCGGCGATCGGAATTCTGCTCAGTCTGCCCCTGCCCTGGCTATTCACCCAGAAGTCCTTACGCTCCGAATCTCCAAATCCTCAAACCCCACCGGGCTTTCCCTGGGATGTCATTCTGCGGTTTCCAATCCGCGATGCCACCCTGCTGTTTCTCACCAATTCCTTTCTGCATGGCGCAGTCGTTACCTTTCTGCCGCTGTTTGTGCCGAATGCAGCTCTGTTTTATAGCCTGAATGCTCTGGTCGCAGTGCTGGTGCGATTCGGATTGGGACGGTGGGGAACTCAGCTTTCCCGACGGTGGCTGGTCAGTCTGGGAATTCTGTGTTCGGGGACGGCACTGGTCGGTCTATCCTTTGTGCCTCAGTGGATTGTGCTGTGGTCGATCATTTATGGTCTGGGCTTTGGTTCGCTGTTTCCTGTGCTTTCGGCAATCGTCTCCCTCTCGGCTCCAGCAGAGGTACGGGGGCGGGTCTATAGCGTCTTTTTAGCAGGGTTTGATGGGGGGATGACGCTGGGTGGTGCAGGAATTCAGCCGATCGTCTCAGTTTTCCCCCTGAATCACCTGTTTTTAGGACTGGGCGGGGTGGGTTGGGCGGCAAGCCTGGTCGCACTGCGGCAATTTGCTCAGCCTATTAAATTGACGGTCATTGGCGATGAGTCCGATTCCCCTAGGTAG
- a CDS encoding cryptochrome/photolyase family protein, whose protein sequence is MTIGIWLLGDQLYPEQSALQSRWLHAQETPVIFIESVRHAQKLPYHLQKLVLVWSAMRHFAQELREAGWQVTYRIEEDFEAPLKEWIAEYGITELRVMTPTDRPFHLLIQKLDLPCTVTFTPNNRFIWSGEAFRQWADSRKRLIMEDFYREGRQRFNILMDGKKPIGGRWNFDRENRKPPKGKLTLPEALWFEPDEITQEVIDWLKHSPAFKDSQAYWQIEPFRWGVTRSQAKQVLDFFIQTRLSNFGPYQDAMITGEQTLWHAMLSPYLNLGLLHPMEVIRAAEQGYYASRHSPEGEWQLSSIEGFVRQILGWREYMHGIYHYMGEDYTDRNFFDHQQPLPAFYWTGETSMNCIHQVVNQVKEIGYAHHIQRLMVLNNFALIAGVSPQELQDWFHTAFIDGYDWVMQANVIGMGQYADGGLMASKPYAASANYVNTMSDYCKGCIYNPKQRTGTDACPFNFFYWDFLARHYDKLKNNDRMKQILLNLHRLSDEELTQIQQQAADWRIDHQHTEYPLPCTPHSAIRKHDRSAPASQPLP, encoded by the coding sequence ATGACAATCGGCATCTGGCTCCTTGGCGATCAGCTCTACCCAGAACAATCCGCCCTCCAAAGCCGCTGGCTCCACGCGCAGGAAACTCCGGTGATCTTCATCGAGTCTGTGCGCCATGCCCAAAAGCTGCCCTACCATCTGCAAAAGCTGGTGCTGGTCTGGTCGGCAATGCGGCACTTTGCCCAGGAACTTCGGGAAGCCGGATGGCAAGTCACCTATCGAATTGAGGAGGACTTTGAAGCGCCGCTGAAGGAATGGATTGCGGAATACGGCATTACGGAACTGCGGGTGATGACCCCCACCGACCGCCCCTTCCATTTGCTGATCCAAAAACTCGATCTACCCTGCACCGTCACCTTTACGCCCAACAATCGCTTTATCTGGTCAGGGGAAGCCTTTCGGCAGTGGGCAGATTCCCGCAAGCGGCTGATTATGGAGGACTTTTATCGGGAAGGACGGCAGCGGTTCAATATTTTGATGGATGGGAAAAAGCCAATCGGCGGACGCTGGAATTTCGATCGCGAAAACCGCAAGCCTCCCAAAGGTAAACTCACTCTGCCAGAGGCTCTATGGTTTGAACCGGATGAGATCACGCAGGAGGTAATTGACTGGCTCAAACATTCTCCCGCCTTCAAAGACAGTCAGGCTTACTGGCAAATTGAACCCTTTCGCTGGGGCGTGACGCGATCGCAGGCAAAACAGGTGCTCGACTTTTTTATCCAGACGCGCCTCTCAAATTTTGGTCCTTACCAGGATGCCATGATTACCGGGGAGCAAACCCTCTGGCACGCAATGCTATCCCCCTATCTGAACCTGGGACTGCTGCATCCGATGGAGGTGATCCGGGCAGCGGAGCAGGGCTATTACGCAAGTCGCCACAGCCCGGAAGGAGAATGGCAGCTCAGCAGCATCGAGGGCTTTGTGCGGCAGATTCTCGGCTGGCGGGAATACATGCACGGCATCTATCACTACATGGGGGAAGACTATACCGATCGCAATTTCTTTGATCACCAGCAACCCCTACCTGCCTTCTACTGGACGGGCGAAACCTCGATGAACTGCATTCATCAGGTCGTAAATCAGGTCAAAGAAATCGGATACGCCCACCACATTCAGCGACTCATGGTGCTAAATAACTTCGCGCTGATTGCCGGAGTCTCCCCCCAGGAATTGCAGGACTGGTTCCACACCGCCTTTATCGACGGCTACGACTGGGTGATGCAGGCAAACGTGATCGGCATGGGACAGTACGCCGATGGAGGACTAATGGCATCTAAGCCCTACGCCGCCTCCGCCAACTACGTTAATACCATGAGCGACTACTGTAAAGGCTGCATCTATAACCCCAAACAGCGCACCGGAACTGATGCCTGCCCGTTTAACTTCTTCTACTGGGATTTCTTAGCGCGGCATTATGACAAACTCAAGAACAACGATCGCATGAAGCAAATTCTGCTGAACCTGCATCGACTCTCTGATGAAGAACTCACCCAGATTCAGCAGCAAGCCGCCGATTGGCGCATCGACCATCAGCACACCGAATACCCCCTGCCCTGTACGCCTCATTCCGCCATCCGCAAGCATGACCGATCTGCCCCAGCTTCGCAGCCGCTACCTTGA
- a CDS encoding DNA topoisomerase IB — MLSAEAPSIANPIESAKAVGLRYVNDTIPGIRRHKSGDDFVYVGTDGKPIRDPEELERFKALIIPPAWTDVWICPLPDGHLQATGRDAKGRKQYRYHADWRKIRSQNKFDRMVRFAQALPIIREQTDRHLRMPGLAREKVLATVVQLLEKTLIRVGNEEYAQTNESFGLTTLRDDHIEVTSTKIVFHFRGKSGVEHEIELGDRRLARVVKSCRDVPGQELFQYIDENGERQTIDSKDVNDYIHEITQENFTAKDFRTWMGTVHALQELHAIGLFTSQTQAKKNVTEAIKNTAKRLGNRPATCRKYYIHPNILDAYLEEKLFDLTQALIELEEAIEAVEAAKYQLRKEERAVLAVLEAYTAAIEEAIQTKKSKGRKKQKAIAA; from the coding sequence ATGCTAAGCGCAGAAGCTCCTTCCATTGCCAATCCGATCGAATCTGCCAAAGCCGTTGGTCTACGCTACGTGAACGACACGATTCCCGGCATCCGTCGCCATAAGTCGGGAGATGACTTCGTTTATGTGGGCACGGACGGCAAGCCAATTCGCGACCCGGAAGAATTAGAACGCTTCAAGGCACTGATTATTCCCCCCGCCTGGACAGACGTTTGGATTTGTCCCCTGCCAGACGGACATTTGCAGGCAACTGGACGGGATGCCAAAGGACGGAAGCAGTATCGCTATCATGCTGACTGGCGCAAAATTCGTAGCCAAAACAAATTTGATCGGATGGTGCGCTTTGCCCAGGCACTCCCTATTATTCGCGAGCAAACCGATCGCCATTTGCGGATGCCTGGTCTAGCCAGAGAAAAAGTGCTGGCAACGGTGGTACAGCTTCTAGAGAAAACCCTGATTCGCGTGGGCAACGAAGAATACGCCCAAACTAATGAATCTTTTGGACTGACAACCCTGCGCGACGATCATATCGAAGTCACCAGCACCAAAATCGTGTTTCACTTTCGCGGCAAGAGCGGCGTAGAACATGAGATTGAATTAGGCGATCGTCGTTTAGCCCGTGTCGTAAAATCCTGCCGTGACGTACCGGGACAGGAACTCTTCCAATACATTGACGAAAACGGGGAACGTCAGACGATCGACTCAAAGGATGTCAACGACTACATTCACGAAATCACCCAGGAGAATTTTACGGCGAAGGATTTTCGCACCTGGATGGGAACGGTTCACGCTCTGCAAGAACTCCACGCGATCGGACTGTTCACTTCCCAAACCCAGGCAAAGAAGAACGTCACCGAAGCCATCAAAAACACCGCAAAGCGTTTGGGCAACCGTCCCGCCACCTGCCGCAAATACTACATTCATCCCAATATCCTGGATGCCTACCTGGAGGAGAAACTCTTCGACCTCACCCAAGCCCTGATCGAACTTGAGGAAGCAATCGAAGCCGTAGAAGCCGCCAAATACCAGCTCCGCAAAGAAGAACGTGCCGTTCTCGCCGTCCTGGAAGCATATACCGCAGCCATTGAGGAAGCCATTCAAACCAAGAAATCAAAGGGTCGAAAGAAGCAGAAAGCGATCGCTGCGTAA
- a CDS encoding BON domain-containing protein, producing the protein MGWLQRLFGVKQPQQNQPQSQGNVATSAPTGGQESIPPERVGLNGEYDQSGLAKRVALAFDQDPNIDDIDTVYVAQTGGTVVLKGKAPNQEIVQRMVSVARGVNGATAVDTSQVTIG; encoded by the coding sequence ATGGGTTGGCTACAAAGACTATTTGGCGTAAAGCAACCTCAACAAAATCAGCCCCAGTCCCAGGGGAATGTGGCAACTTCAGCCCCTACAGGGGGTCAGGAATCCATTCCGCCAGAGCGAGTCGGCTTGAACGGTGAATATGACCAGAGCGGTTTGGCAAAGCGGGTGGCACTGGCATTCGACCAAGACCCCAATATTGATGATATTGACACCGTTTATGTGGCTCAGACGGGCGGTACGGTTGTCCTGAAAGGAAAAGCCCCAAATCAAGAAATTGTACAAAGAATGGTGTCCGTTGCGCGAGGTGTGAACGGTGCGACTGCGGTGGATACTAGCCAGGTGACGATCGGCTAA